CCGACGGCTCGCACGAGGGCGGGCTTGGCGGCCACCCGGGCCTCGACCGCACCGCCGCGGCCGAGGCGCGCGCCCTGCTCGACGCGGGCCGCACCGGCACCGTCACCCTCGGCGAGGAGGGCGCGCGGTGCGGCCGGCCGCTGACGCTGCTCGTCGAATCCAGCGTCCCCGCGCCCCGCATGATCGTCTTTGGGGCCATCGACTTCGCGTCGGCGCTCGTACGGGTCGGGAAGTTCCTCGGCTACCACGTCACCGTGTGCGACGCCCGGCCGGTCTTCGCGACCGCCGCCCGTTTCCCCGACGCCGACGAGATCGTCGTCGGCTGGCCGCACGAGTACCTGGAGACCACCCGGGTCGACGCGCGGACCGTGCTGTGCGTCCTCACCCACGACGCCAAGTTCGACATCCCGCTCCTGCGGCACGCCCTGCGCCTCCCCGTCGCGTACGTCGGCGCCATGGGCTCCCGCCGCACCCACGAGGACCGCAACCGGCGGCTGCGCGAGGTCGGCGTCACCGAACTCGAACTGGCCCGCCTGCGCTCCCCGATCGGCCTCGACCTCGGCGCCCGCACACCGGAGGAGACCGCCCTGTCGATCGCCGCCGAGATCGTCGCCGCCCGCCGCGGCGGCAGCGGCGCGTCCCTGACCGGCGCGCACACCCCGATCCACCACGACGGCCCGTCCAACCCCGCCGGCCGCATCGACTCCGTGGCGTGACCGCTCCCGGAGGGGAGCGGGTCACGGCCGTGGCGGGCGTACTCGGACGAGCCCTGAGTACGCGCACTCAGGCCGGCGCCGGGGAGATCCACGAGGCTGTGGCCATGCGACGACCTTCCAAGTCCGCCGTCCCCCAGCTGGGGACCTGCCTCCTGCTGGCCCTGCTCGCGACCGCGGTGTGGGCCGCGTGGCTCGGCTGGGACCAGCACCCCGACGTGCAGCCCGACGGTTCGACGACCGGCCCGTACGAGGCGTGGCAGGTGATCGGGCTGGTGCTGACCCTGCTGGTGCCGGTCTCCTGGGCCGCGTACCGGCGCCACCTCGTCGGCGCGGTGCTCGGGCCCACGGCCGGTCTGACCGCCGCCGCCTTCCACGACTGGTCGGACGACTCCAGCGGTCTCTTCGTGATCGGCGTGGGGCTGGTCATGGTGGGGAGCCTCGCCGCGACCTCCGCCGTCACCGCCGTGGTCGCCGCCGTGACGCGGGACAGCCGTCCCGCGAGCAGGGCTCCCGGCGCGTAGACGCGGCGCGCGTGGCTGTCCTGGCCGGCCCCGCGGACACACCTGCGCCTGAAGACAGGGCCATGACCGTGCGGGCGCGCCCGCGGGGCTCGCCGGTCGCGAACCACCGGAACAGCGACTCCCCTCCGCCCGAGCGGAGAGGACCGCCGCCCGAGTTCGGCGACGCGCTCGACGACCGGTTCGCCTCCGTCTGAGCGGAGGTGAGCCGCAGGCGAACACGAACCCGTCGTCTTCGCCTCAGTCCTCTTCGCGTGAGTGGACGGGTGGTCGGCGTCAAGGTCTCGACCCGTCGGGGCCGCCGGGCGCGGTGTGGGGGAGGAGGGGTCGCTTCGCATGTCGGGGCGTCAGGGGGGTGTGCGTCGCGCCTGTTCCGGCCGGGTGCGGTGGGAACTCGCCAGATCCCGCAGACGGGCCCCCGGGGCGGTGCGCGGCGGACCAGGGCCGGGGATGATGGTGCGTCCGGCCCGTCCGCGATGCGGCACGCCCGCGACGCGGCGCGCCCGAAAGGCGGTATGCCCGCACGGGCGGCACGTCAGCAAGGTGACACGCCCGCAGGGGCAGCACGGCCGCAGTCCAGCACGCCGCAGTCCAGCACGTCAGGCACGTCCGGCAGTTCCGTCAGTTGTCCCCACACAGGATGCGACCGGAAAGGCGGGTTCTTTTGCGCAGTGTCGGAGTGGAGGAGGAACTCCTCCTGGTGGACCCGCGATCGGGGCAGCCGCGCGCTGTCTCCGAAGAGGTACTGGCCACGGCCGCCCGGCGGTACGAGGGGCGGGAGCACGCCTTCACCAAGGAGCTGCAGGGCCAGCAGCTGGAGTTCGGGACGCTGCCCCGGACCTCCATGGCCGAGCTGGCCGCCGAGATCGAACGGTGCCGGGCGGACGCCGCGGACCTCGCCGCCGAGGTGGGTGTCGCCGTCGCGGCGCTGGCGACGTCGCCGCTGCCCGTGGACCCCGCGGTCACCGAGGGCCGGCGGTACCGCTGGATCCGGGAGAACTACGCGGTGACCGCCCTCGAACAGCTCACCAGTGGCTGCCACGTCCACGTCTCGGTCACTTCGGACGAGGAGGGCGTGGCCGTCCTCGACCGGATGAGGCCCTGGCTCTCGGTGCTGCTCGCGCTGAGCGCCAACTCGCCCTTCTGGCAAGGAGGCGACAGCGGCTACCACAGCTACCGCAGCCGGGTGTGGGGCCGTTGGCCCTCGACGGGGCCCGTGGAGGCGTTCGGGTCCGCCGAGCGGTACCACCGGCGGGTGCGCGAGCTGGTCGCCACGGGCGTCCTCCAGGACGAGGGGATGATCTACTACGACGCCCGGCTCTCCCGCCACTACCCGACCGTCGAGATCCGCACCGCCGACGTCTGCCTGGACGCCTCCACGACGGTCCTGGTCGCCACGCTCGCCCGGGCGCTCGTCGACACCGCGGCACGGCAGTGGCGGGAGGGCACCCCACCCGACGAGCACGGCATCGGACTGCTGCGCGCCGCCGCCTGGCGCGCAGCCCGCTCGGGGCTCGACGACGAACTCCTCCACCCGCACACCATGCGCCCCGCGCCGGCCGAGCGCGTCGTGCGGGCGCTCTTCCTCCACGTCGAGGCGGCGCTCGACGAGAACGGCGACCTCGCCCTCGCCCGCAAGGCCCTCGACGACCTGCTGAGCGACGGCAACGGCGCCCAGGTGCAGCGGCGGCTGCTGCGGCGGTACGGCAGCCTGCCGGAGGTCGTCGCCGAGTGCGTACGCCGGACGCAGGAAGGGGTGCGCTGACCCCGGCCGCGCGGGGGAGGGAACGTGGGTACGAGGTGCCGCGCATGATCCGCGCGGCACCGGGCAGACGGCGAGCGCCGGGTCCCCCCGGCCCCAGCCGTCCCGCGCGCACCGAGGAGCACACCCGTGACGACCCACCCCCAGATCGCCGATTCCCCGATCTACGACCGACTCGTCGAGGAGCACGGAGACGTCCTGGACGAGGTGAGAAGGCTCGCCGAGACGGCCCACGAGCAGGCCGAGCGCATGCTCGACTGGGACGCGCTCGACCTGCCGCGCGAGCCGGAGCAGTCCTGAGTGTCCCGGTTTGCCCGACTGTGCCCGGGGCAGGCGGGCCGTGCCGGGACCGAGCGACGACCAGGGAGGGCGAGGCATGTCCGCGAAGCGCAAGGCGTCCCCGAAGGCACGGCAGCTCAAGGGCGCCGTGAAGGAGAACGTGGGCCGCGCCTTCGGCGACGAGGAGATGGCCGCCGAGGGCAGCTCGGAGCGCGCGCGGGGCGAGCTGCGCGAGGCGGGGAAGAAGGCGAAGAACGCGCTGAAGCGCTGACCGCGTGCGGGGCGGCCGGCCCCTGATGGAGCCGGCCGCCCCCGCGTCGCGCCCGCTCGGACCCGACGTCGGGCCCGGCACCGTCCTCGTGGCGTGGCTCCGGGCCGCCCGCGCCCTCGTGCCCGGCCTCCCGCCGCGCCCTCGTGCCCGGCCTCCCGCCGCGCTCTCGTGCCCGGCCGCCCGGCCCCGCGTGGGTCCGCTCGGGTCCCGCGTCCGGGCCGCCGCCGTCCTCGTGGCGTGGCTCCGGGCCGCCCGAGCCCTCGTGCCCGTCGGCCCGCGCCCTGGTGCCCGGCCTCCCGCCGCGCTCTCGTGCCCGGCCGCCGGGCCCCGCGTGGGCCCGCTCGGGCCCCGCGTCCGGGCCGCCGCCGTCCCCGTGGCGTGGATCCGGGCCGCCCGCGCCCTCGTGCCCGGCCGCCGGGCCCCGCGTGGCGCCCGCCGTCGTGGGGCGTGTCTCCGGGCCGCCGTGGGCGTGGTGCCGTCGCCGGGGCCGCCGCGTCGCGGGGCGGCCGGTCGCCGCTGCCCCTCCGGGGCCCGGACGGTCCACGGAGAGAGCCGGTGCCCCCTCCGCCGCGCCCGGGGCGTTCCGGGCGCCCGCCCCCGGGTGCCCCCGATGCCGGCGCTCCGGTGCGCCGTGCCCGGGCCGTGCCCGGGCCGTGCCCGGGCCGGGTCGCCCGGTCGCGCGTCCGCGGGGCGTTCGGCGTGCCGGGAGGTGTGACCTGGCCCAGGCTGGATACGTGGAGCGGGCGGCCGCCGCCCGACCCGCACCGCACCCCGCGCCCGCCCGCCCGCCGACCACCGCCGCCCCCGCCCTGACGGAAGGCCCCGCACCGTGCAGCCGACGACGCCCCCGCCTGATCCGTACCACTCCGAGATCACCCTCCGGGTGAACGGGACGCCCCGCACCCTCACCGTCGACCATCGGGCCACCCTGCTCGACGTGCTGCGCGAGGGGCTCGACCTCACCGGCGCGAAGAAGGGCTGCGACCACGGGCAGTGCGGCTCGTGCACCGTCCTCCTCGACGGGCGGCGCGCCAACGCCTGCCTGCTGCTCGCGGTCGCCCAGGACGGGTGCGACGTCACCACCGTCGAGGGGCTCGCCGACGCGGACGGCACGCTGCACCCCCTCCAGCGGGCCTTCCTCGACCGCGACGCCTTCCAGTGCGGCTACTGCACCCCGGGCCAGCTCTGCTCGGCCGTGGGCATGCTCGCGGAGGCCGCCGCCGGCCACCCCTCCGCCGTGACCCCCGACGGCGCGCCCCCCGCCCCGGGAGCCGCCGCCCTCGACCGCGAGGAGATCCGCGAGCGGCTGAGCGGCAACCTCTGCCGCTGCGGCGCCTACCCCCACATCGTCCAGGCCGTGGAGGACGTGTCCCGGTGAAACCCTTCGCGTACGTCCGCGCTCGCACCGTCGGGGAGGCCACCGCCGCCCACGCGGCGCACCCCGGCGCCCGCTACCTCGGCGGCGGCACCAACCTCGTCGACCTGATGAAGCTCGGCGTCGAGACGCCCGACGCGCTCGTCGACGTCACCGGCCTGCCCCTGGACGAGGTGCGGGAACGGCCCGACGGCGGCCTGAGCGTCGGCGCCACCGTCCGCAACAGCGACCTCGCCGCGCACCCCCTGGTCCGCGACCGCTACCCCGCCGTCTCCCGCGCCCTGCTCTCCGGTGCCTCGGGGCAGCTCCGCAACGCCGCCACCACCGGCGGCAACCTCCTCCAGCGCACCCGCTGCCCCTACTTCCAGGACCTCACCAAGCCCTGCAACAAGCGCGTCCCCGGCAGCGGCTGCGGCGCCCGGGACGGCGTCCACCGCGACCACGCCGTCCTGGGCCACTCGGACCTGTGCATCGCCACCCACCCCTCCGACCTCGCCGTCGCGCTCGCCGCTCTCGACGCCGACGTCGAGCTGCAGGGCCCGGACGGCGCCCGCACCGTGCCCGTCGCCGCGTTCCACCGCCTGCCCGGCGACCACCCCGAGCTGGACACGGTCATCCGGCCCGGGGAGCTGATCACCGGCGTGACGCTGCCCGCCGCGACCGCGGGGCTCGCCTCCACCTACCGCAAGGTCCGCGACCGCGCCTCGTACGCCTTCGCGCTCGTCTCCGTCGCCGCCGTCCTCGACCTCGACGCCCGGGGCGCCGTACGGCACGTGGGGCTGGCGTTCGGCGGGCTCGCGCACCGCCCGTGGCGGGCCCGTCACGCCGAGGAGGCCCTGCTCGGCACGGCCCCCACCGCGGCGGACGTCGCCCGCGCCGTCGCCGCCGAACTCGCCGCCGCCGAACCGCTGCGCGACAACGCCTACAAGGTCACCCTCGCCCAGCGGCTCGCCGAGGACGTCGTCGGCGGCCTCGCCGGTGCCCCCCGCCCCTGACCGGAGAAGGACCCCCATGGCCGCCACCCCGCACACCCTCGGCGCCCCCGCCGAGCGCATCGAAGGCCGCGACAAGGTCACCGGCGCCGCGCGGTACGCAGCCGAGCACACCCCGCCCGGCTGTCTCCACGCCTGGCCCGTCGCCGCCGGGATCGCCTGCGGCCGGGTCACCGCCGTCGACACCGCGGCCGCCCTGGCCCTGCCGGGCGCGGTCGCCGTCCTCACCCCGTTCGACGCGCCGCGCTTCGCCGCGCCGCCCGACGACGCCGAACTCGACGTCCTGCAGTACGACGCCGTCCCGCACCGCGGCTGGTACGTCGCCCTCGCCCTGGCCGAGACGCCGGAGGCGGCCCGCGCCGTCGCCGCCGCCGTCCGCGTCGCGTACGCCGACCCCGGCGACGAGCCGGAGCCGCACGACGTCGTCCTCGCCGAGGACCACCCGGAGGCGTACACCCCCGAGAAGGCCAACGGCGGTCAGCCCGGCCACCGCGAGCGCGGCGACGCGGCCGCCGCCTTCGCCGCCGCCCCCGTACGCGTCGACACCGCCTACCGGGTGCCGCCCCTGCACAACCACCCCATGGAGCCGCACGCCGCCACCGCCCACTACTCCGGCGGCCGGCTCACCGTGTACGACTCCTGCCAGGGCGGCAACGCCGTCCGCTCCGTCCTCGCCACCCTCTTCGACCTGCCCGAGGACCGGGTCACCGTCGTCGCCGAGCACGTCGGAGGCGGCTTCGGCAGCAAGGGCACACCGCGCCCGCACGTCGTGCTCGCCGCGATGGCGGCGATCCACACCGGCCGGCCCGTCAAGCTCGCGCTGCCCCGCCGCCACCTGCCCGCCGTCACCGGGCACCGCGCCCCGACCCTGCACCGGCTGCGGCTCGGCGCGGAACGGGACGGCACCCTCACCTCCCTCAGCCACGAGGTCACCACCCACACCTCGCGCATCGCCGAGTTCGTCGAGCAGGCCGCGGTGCCCGCCCGTGTCATGTACGGCTCCCCGCACAGCCTGACGACCCACCGCGTCGTCCCCCTCGACGTGCCCACCCCGTCGTGGATGCGCGCGCCCGGCGAGACCCCCGGCATGTACGCCCTGGAGTCCGCCATGGACGAGCTCGCCGACGCCCTCGGCATGGACCCGGTCGAGCTGCGCGTCCGCAACGACCCGGCCACCGAGCCCGACAGCGGCCGCCCCTTCAGCAGCCGCAACCTCGTCGGCTGTCTGCACGAGGGAGCGCGCCGCTTCGGCTGGGCCGACCGCGACCCGCGCCCCGGCGCCCGCCGCGAGGGCCCCCTCCTCATCGGCTCGGGCGTGGCCGCCGCCACCTACCCGGCGTACGCCGCGCCGTCCACCGCGTCGGCCACCGCCCATCCCGGCGGCACGTACACCGTCCGCGTCAACGCCACCGACATCGGCACCGGCGCGCGGACCGTCCTCGCCCAGGTCGCCGCCGCCGCGCTGGCCGTGCCGCTGGACGCCGTGCGCATCGAGATCGGCAGTACCCGCCTGCCGCGCGCCCCCCTCGCCGGCGGCTCCTCCGGCACCGCGTCCTGGGGCTGGGCCGTCCACCGTGCCTGCACCGACCTCACGGCGGCCCTCGCCGCCCGGTCCGACCCCCTGCCCGCGGACGGGCTGACGGTCACCGCCGACACCTCCGACGAGGCCCGCCGCACCCCGCCGTACGCGCGGCACGCCTTCGGCGCGCACTTCGCCGAGGTCCAGGTCGACACCGTCACCGGAGAGGTGCGGCTGCGCCGCATGCTGGGCGTGTTCGCCGCGGGGCGCGTCCTCAACGCGCGCACCGCCCGCTCCCAGCTGGTCGGCGGCATGATCATGGGGATCGGCATGGCCCTGACCGAGGGCAGCACGATGGACGCCGCCCACGGCGACTTCACCGAGAGCGACCTCGCCTCCTACCACGTGCCCGCCCACGCCGACGTGACCGCCGTGGAGGCCCACTGGATCGACGAGGAGGACCGCCTCCTCAACCCCATGGGCAGCAAGGGCATCGGCGAGATCGGCACGGTCGGCGCGGCGGCCGCCGTCGGCAACGCCGTCCACCACGCCACCGGGGTCCGCTTCCGCGAACTCCCCCTCACCCCGGACCGGATCCTGCCGGCCCTCGCCGGGGCGGTCCCGCCTCACTGAGGCGCCCCCGCCGGGCCGCGCGCCGGGGACGTGCACAATGGGCCCCGAACACGCCATCGCACACGCCGGAGTGAGCACGACCGTGGCCCCCGCCTTCCAGCCCGTCCTCGACCAGATCGCCGCCGACATCGCCGCCCGGCCGGGCCGCGGCCGGCCGGCGGACTACATCCCGGCGCTCGCCGAGGCCGACACGCGCCGCTTCGGCATGGCCGTCGCCGAGCTCGACGGCACGGTCTACGGGGTGGGGGACTGGCGGCGGCCGTTCTCCGCCCAGTCCATCACCAAGGCGTTCACCCTCGCCCTGACGCTCTCCCTGGAGGGCGAGGCGCTGTGGGAGCACGTGGGGCGCGAGCCCTCCGGCAACCCCTTCAACTCGCTGGTGCAGCTGGAGTACGAGCACGGCATCCCGCGCAACCCGTTCATCAACGCGGGCGCGCTCGTCGTCACCGACCGGCTGCACACCCTGACCGGCGACGCCTCCGACACGCTCCGCGCGTTCCTGCGCGCCGAGAGCGGCAACACCGCCCTGGACTTCGACGAGGACGTCGCCGCGTCCGAGGCCGCGCACGGCGACCGCAACGCGGCCCTGGCCCACTTCATGGCCTCGTACCGCAACGTCGGCAACCCGGTCGGGGACCTACTGGAGCAGTACTTCCGCCAGTGCTCCCTGGAGGCGTCCTGCGCCGACCTCGCCCTGGCCGCCGGCTTCCTCGCCAGGCACGGCGTGCGCGCCGACGGCTCCGCGCTGCTCAGCCGCAGCGAGGCGAAGCAGGTCAACGCCGTCATGCTGACCTGCGGGACGTACGACGCCGCCGGCGACTTCGCGTACCGGGTCGGGCTGCCCGGCAAGAGCGGCGTCGGCGGCGGCATCATCGCCGTCGTCCCCGGCCGGTGCACCCTGTGCGTGTGGAGCCCCGGCCTCGACGAGCGCGGCAACTCCGTCGCCGGGGTCGCCGCGCTCGACCGGTTCACGACCCTGACGGGCCTGTCCGTGTTCTGAGGGATCCGGGCCACCAGGACACCGGCCCGATGTCCCGGACCAGCGCGGGCACGAGCAGCGACCGCACGACGAGCGTGTCGAGGAGCACGCCGAAGGCGACGATGAACGCGATCTGGAGCAGGAAGGCCAGCGGGATCACCGCGAGCGCGGCGAACGTCGCGGCGAGCACCACGCCCGCCGAGGTGATCACCCCGCCGGTCGCGGTCAGGCCGCGCCGCACCCCCTCCCGGGTGCCGTGCAGGAAGGTCTCCTCGCGGACCCGGGACATGAGGAAGATGTTGTAGTCCACACCGAGGGCGACGAGGAAGACGAACCCGTACAGCGGGACCGAGGCGTCCGTGCCGCTGAAGCCCAGCACCCGTTCGAAGACGAGGGCCGAGACGCCCAGCGTCGCCAGGAAGTTCAGCGCCACCGTCGCCACCAGCAGCACCGGCAGAAGCAGGGAGCGCAGCAGCCCCACGAGGATCAGCAGGATGATCAGCAGCACCACCGGCACGATCACCTCGCGGTCCCGCTCGGCGGTCCGCTGGGTGTCGTACTGCTGCGCCGTGTAGCCGCCCACCAGGGCGTCGGCGCCCGGCACGGCGTGGAC
This portion of the Streptomyces changanensis genome encodes:
- a CDS encoding XdhC family protein — protein: MLDIAEELGQWVEQGRDFAVATVVAVSGSAPRQPGAALAVDRDGTAIGSVSGGCVEGAVYELCRQAIEDGDTVLERFGYSDEDAFAVGLTCGGVIDVLVTPVRGGVFPAALAAAARGESAALARVVDGPADLMGGALLVRPDGSHEGGLGGHPGLDRTAAAEARALLDAGRTGTVTLGEEGARCGRPLTLLVESSVPAPRMIVFGAIDFASALVRVGKFLGYHVTVCDARPVFATAARFPDADEIVVGWPHEYLETTRVDARTVLCVLTHDAKFDIPLLRHALRLPVAYVGAMGSRRTHEDRNRRLREVGVTELELARLRSPIGLDLGARTPEETALSIAAEIVAARRGGSGASLTGAHTPIHHDGPSNPAGRIDSVA
- a CDS encoding glutamate--cysteine ligase, whose protein sequence is MRSVGVEEELLLVDPRSGQPRAVSEEVLATAARRYEGREHAFTKELQGQQLEFGTLPRTSMAELAAEIERCRADAADLAAEVGVAVAALATSPLPVDPAVTEGRRYRWIRENYAVTALEQLTSGCHVHVSVTSDEEGVAVLDRMRPWLSVLLALSANSPFWQGGDSGYHSYRSRVWGRWPSTGPVEAFGSAERYHRRVRELVATGVLQDEGMIYYDARLSRHYPTVEIRTADVCLDASTTVLVATLARALVDTAARQWREGTPPDEHGIGLLRAAAWRAARSGLDDELLHPHTMRPAPAERVVRALFLHVEAALDENGDLALARKALDDLLSDGNGAQVQRRLLRRYGSLPEVVAECVRRTQEGVR
- a CDS encoding CsbD family protein, whose translation is MSAKRKASPKARQLKGAVKENVGRAFGDEEMAAEGSSERARGELREAGKKAKNALKR
- a CDS encoding (2Fe-2S)-binding protein, whose product is MQPTTPPPDPYHSEITLRVNGTPRTLTVDHRATLLDVLREGLDLTGAKKGCDHGQCGSCTVLLDGRRANACLLLAVAQDGCDVTTVEGLADADGTLHPLQRAFLDRDAFQCGYCTPGQLCSAVGMLAEAAAGHPSAVTPDGAPPAPGAAALDREEIRERLSGNLCRCGAYPHIVQAVEDVSR
- a CDS encoding FAD binding domain-containing protein — encoded protein: MKPFAYVRARTVGEATAAHAAHPGARYLGGGTNLVDLMKLGVETPDALVDVTGLPLDEVRERPDGGLSVGATVRNSDLAAHPLVRDRYPAVSRALLSGASGQLRNAATTGGNLLQRTRCPYFQDLTKPCNKRVPGSGCGARDGVHRDHAVLGHSDLCIATHPSDLAVALAALDADVELQGPDGARTVPVAAFHRLPGDHPELDTVIRPGELITGVTLPAATAGLASTYRKVRDRASYAFALVSVAAVLDLDARGAVRHVGLAFGGLAHRPWRARHAEEALLGTAPTAADVARAVAAELAAAEPLRDNAYKVTLAQRLAEDVVGGLAGAPRP
- a CDS encoding xanthine dehydrogenase family protein molybdopterin-binding subunit; translation: MAATPHTLGAPAERIEGRDKVTGAARYAAEHTPPGCLHAWPVAAGIACGRVTAVDTAAALALPGAVAVLTPFDAPRFAAPPDDAELDVLQYDAVPHRGWYVALALAETPEAARAVAAAVRVAYADPGDEPEPHDVVLAEDHPEAYTPEKANGGQPGHRERGDAAAAFAAAPVRVDTAYRVPPLHNHPMEPHAATAHYSGGRLTVYDSCQGGNAVRSVLATLFDLPEDRVTVVAEHVGGGFGSKGTPRPHVVLAAMAAIHTGRPVKLALPRRHLPAVTGHRAPTLHRLRLGAERDGTLTSLSHEVTTHTSRIAEFVEQAAVPARVMYGSPHSLTTHRVVPLDVPTPSWMRAPGETPGMYALESAMDELADALGMDPVELRVRNDPATEPDSGRPFSSRNLVGCLHEGARRFGWADRDPRPGARREGPLLIGSGVAAATYPAYAAPSTASATAHPGGTYTVRVNATDIGTGARTVLAQVAAAALAVPLDAVRIEIGSTRLPRAPLAGGSSGTASWGWAVHRACTDLTAALAARSDPLPADGLTVTADTSDEARRTPPYARHAFGAHFAEVQVDTVTGEVRLRRMLGVFAAGRVLNARTARSQLVGGMIMGIGMALTEGSTMDAAHGDFTESDLASYHVPAHADVTAVEAHWIDEEDRLLNPMGSKGIGEIGTVGAAAAVGNAVHHATGVRFRELPLTPDRILPALAGAVPPH
- a CDS encoding glutaminase; this encodes MSTTVAPAFQPVLDQIAADIAARPGRGRPADYIPALAEADTRRFGMAVAELDGTVYGVGDWRRPFSAQSITKAFTLALTLSLEGEALWEHVGREPSGNPFNSLVQLEYEHGIPRNPFINAGALVVTDRLHTLTGDASDTLRAFLRAESGNTALDFDEDVAASEAAHGDRNAALAHFMASYRNVGNPVGDLLEQYFRQCSLEASCADLALAAGFLARHGVRADGSALLSRSEAKQVNAVMLTCGTYDAAGDFAYRVGLPGKSGVGGGIIAVVPGRCTLCVWSPGLDERGNSVAGVAALDRFTTLTGLSVF